A genome region from Candidatus Binataceae bacterium includes the following:
- a CDS encoding ABC transporter permease subunit, whose product MELRLPNLRRMLGWLSWFAALAGLLALFFQYRHRATILPPHLSVALGNLPYYAFCSFYRMLIAYVFSLLFAIAYGLNAAASPRRERFLIPAIDIAQSVPVVGFFPAAIYFFVALFNGTRLGVELAAIFLIFTSQAWNMALGVYEAVKTIPADSLEAMDAFNVKGWLRLKRLYLPAAVPKLVYNSILSWVAGWYFLIACEIIAVGPAHYRLPGLGSFLMEAADKGRTGELVAGLAMLLAIILIMDVFVWQPLSQWAAKFRYEFAASQEPGAVGIFTVLEDWGINFRHLFRALFRPLVKLQGRLPRKPTYPRWHLEGPLRLLKWAALALSLGLLGYILIDGMVVLVRTLARPWPSEARLIPLAALASLARLLLAYLISLAWTLPCALLAADSPRFSRIVAPLAEIAGSMPATALFPVLVLFVIRLTGNMNLAAVLLILTGMQWYLLFNLLAGVRQVPTDLIEAGRSFGLSRLGTWRKVMIPALMPSLITGSITAWGGGWNALILSEYFIYRGRHYQVLGLGALLDRATYESGNGTMILLSLLSMVLIVMALNRLFWRPLYQFCTERFRVDY is encoded by the coding sequence ATGGAACTGCGCCTTCCCAATCTGCGCCGCATGCTGGGCTGGCTGAGCTGGTTTGCCGCCTTGGCCGGCTTGCTGGCGCTGTTCTTCCAGTACCGCCATCGCGCCACCATCCTGCCGCCCCATCTGAGCGTGGCCTTGGGCAATCTGCCCTACTACGCCTTCTGCTCGTTCTACCGGATGCTGATCGCGTATGTGTTCTCCCTGCTCTTCGCCATCGCATACGGCCTCAACGCGGCTGCCTCACCCCGGCGTGAGCGCTTCCTGATTCCGGCCATCGATATCGCCCAGTCGGTGCCGGTAGTGGGGTTTTTTCCTGCCGCGATCTATTTCTTCGTCGCCCTGTTCAACGGCACCCGGCTGGGCGTGGAACTAGCCGCGATCTTTCTGATCTTCACCAGCCAAGCCTGGAACATGGCGCTGGGAGTGTACGAGGCGGTAAAGACCATCCCAGCCGATTCGCTGGAAGCCATGGACGCTTTCAACGTCAAGGGCTGGCTCCGGCTCAAGCGGTTGTATCTGCCCGCAGCCGTGCCCAAGCTGGTCTACAACTCCATCTTGTCATGGGTGGCGGGATGGTACTTTCTCATCGCGTGCGAGATCATCGCGGTAGGCCCGGCCCATTATCGGCTGCCCGGTTTGGGCAGCTTCCTGATGGAGGCGGCCGACAAGGGACGCACGGGAGAGTTAGTGGCCGGGCTGGCGATGTTGCTGGCGATAATCCTGATAATGGACGTCTTCGTCTGGCAGCCGCTGTCGCAATGGGCGGCCAAGTTTCGCTATGAATTTGCCGCCTCGCAGGAGCCTGGCGCGGTGGGCATTTTCACCGTGCTGGAGGATTGGGGCATTAATTTCCGCCATCTTTTTCGCGCTCTCTTCCGGCCCTTGGTGAAATTGCAGGGACGCCTGCCGCGCAAGCCAACCTATCCGCGCTGGCATCTGGAAGGCCCCCTGCGGCTGCTTAAGTGGGCGGCCCTGGCCCTGAGCCTGGGGCTGCTCGGCTACATCCTGATCGACGGGATGGTGGTGCTGGTCCGCACCCTGGCGCGCCCCTGGCCCAGCGAGGCCCGCCTCATTCCACTGGCCGCGCTGGCTTCGCTGGCCCGGCTATTGCTCGCCTATCTGATTTCGTTGGCTTGGACCTTGCCCTGCGCTTTGCTGGCGGCGGATAGCCCACGCTTTTCGCGGATCGTGGCGCCGCTGGCTGAAATCGCCGGCTCGATGCCGGCCACTGCCCTGTTCCCGGTACTGGTGCTGTTTGTCATCCGGCTGACCGGTAACATGAATTTGGCCGCGGTACTGCTGATTCTAACCGGCATGCAGTGGTATTTGCTCTTCAATCTGCTGGCTGGCGTACGCCAAGTCCCCACCGATCTGATAGAGGCCGGCCGTAGCTTCGGCCTCTCTCGCCTGGGGACCTGGCGCAAGGTGATGATCCCGGCTCTGATGCCTTCGCTTATCACCGGCAGCATCACCGCCTGGGGTGGGGGCTGGAACGCGCTAATCCTGTCGGAGTATTTCATCTACCGTGGTCGCCACTACCAGGTGCTCGGTTTGGGTGCGCTATTGGACCGAGCCACCTACGAGTCTGGAAATGGCACCATGATCCTGCTTAGTCTGCTCTCAATGGTTCTAATCGTGATGGCGCTTAACCGCTTATTCTGGCGCCCGCTCTACCAGTTCTGCACCGAGCGCTTTCGAGTGGATTATTAG
- a CDS encoding ABC transporter ATP-binding protein, whose translation MALLELKTVSKQFSRGRGRLLVLDSISTTIEQGQFIAMVGPSGCGKSTLLRIMNGLIPPSTGQVLYQGRQIDGINPECALVFQSFALLPWLSVKANVEMGLEARGVPLVERERRASIYIDKVGLDGFEEAYPRELSGGMKQRVGFARALAVEPKVLLMDEPFSALDALTAISLRGELLDMWQLPDMPVHTMVMVTHIIEEAVELADRIIVMAASPGRIVADLQIELPRPRDKRTEAFNSLTDRIFSLIEERA comes from the coding sequence ATGGCCTTGCTGGAGCTCAAAACGGTTTCCAAGCAGTTCAGCCGCGGCCGCGGCCGCCTACTGGTGCTGGATTCGATCTCGACTACCATCGAACAGGGGCAGTTTATCGCAATGGTGGGCCCCTCGGGCTGTGGTAAATCAACCTTGTTGCGGATCATGAACGGCTTGATTCCGCCCTCCACCGGTCAGGTGCTTTATCAAGGCCGTCAGATCGACGGGATCAACCCCGAGTGCGCCTTGGTGTTTCAATCTTTCGCCCTGCTGCCCTGGCTGTCAGTCAAGGCCAACGTCGAGATGGGCCTGGAGGCGCGTGGCGTGCCGCTGGTGGAACGGGAACGGCGGGCCAGCATTTATATCGACAAAGTCGGTCTGGATGGATTCGAAGAAGCCTATCCACGCGAGCTTTCGGGCGGGATGAAACAGCGGGTCGGCTTTGCCCGCGCCTTGGCGGTCGAACCCAAGGTGCTTTTGATGGACGAGCCGTTTTCGGCTCTGGACGCGCTGACCGCGATAAGCCTGCGCGGGGAGCTTTTGGACATGTGGCAATTACCCGATATGCCCGTGCATACCATGGTGATGGTCACCCACATTATCGAGGAAGCAGTTGAGCTGGCCGACCGGATTATCGTGATGGCGGCCAGCCCTGGACGCATCGTCGCCGACCTGCAAATCGAACTGCCGCGCCCGCGCGACAAGCGCACCGAGGCTTTTAACAGCTTGACGGATCGCATCTTTTCGCTGATCGAGGAGCGTGCCTGA
- a CDS encoding AAA-associated domain-containing protein gives MSSASGIYPIPDINLPQVFGLVEILDERGGREDGYKLARDLNFNLSELLKVMKAAEILRLVDTPGGDLVLLPQGKQFLEADINERKLILRQRLREHGLFNYLVRLLGTQEERSLAKEVVLEHLAMLLPNEDPEKLFNTLVNWGRFAELFGYNKDEDRFYLDQE, from the coding sequence ATGTCTAGCGCGTCCGGCATCTATCCCATTCCCGACATCAATCTGCCGCAGGTCTTCGGCCTGGTTGAGATTCTCGACGAGCGCGGCGGCCGTGAGGACGGCTACAAGCTGGCCCGCGACCTCAACTTCAACCTGAGCGAGTTACTCAAGGTAATGAAGGCAGCCGAGATTCTGCGGCTGGTTGACACACCGGGCGGCGACCTCGTGCTCCTGCCCCAGGGTAAACAGTTCCTGGAGGCCGACATCAACGAGCGCAAACTTATTCTGCGCCAGCGTCTGCGCGAGCACGGGCTGTTCAATTACCTGGTGCGGCTGCTGGGCACCCAGGAAGAACGCTCGCTGGCCAAGGAAGTGGTGTTGGAACACCTGGCCATGCTGCTTCCCAACGAAGACCCGGAAAAACTCTTCAACACCCTGGTCAATTGGGGCCGCTTCGCCGAACTGTTCGGCTACAACAAAGACGAGGATCGCTTCTACCTGGATCAGGAATAG
- a CDS encoding M1 family aminopeptidase, with protein sequence MHRPRFLDRMAAELGDAHAFCSRYGGRRAFQPAYVEPKWSRDRAVQVSHIQLRLALDFKTQSLAATATHTIEVLAEELSWIEFDQVDLSFSEVRIDGSAVPFESRDGKLRVILARPLAVGARAEIAIDYCTTRPRRGLYFVAPDEGYPDKPREAWTQGEDEDSRFWFPCYDYPNNKASSEVIVTVPRDFFALSNGALVEITDDPTAGLKTYHWRQELPHSAYLIMLAVGEFVEIAERHGQLPVLYYVHPGREADARGAFGNTPRMIDFFERRIGVPYPYAKYAQVAVSDFIFGGMENISATTQTADTLHDARAHLDFSSDPLVAHELAHQWWGDLVTCRDWAHAWLNEGFATYFEALWCEEDLGPDEFAWNLKQDRESYLAEDSNHYRRPIVCNRYQAPIELFDRHLYEKGSLVLHMLRRLLGDRLFFKALQLYAVRHRAQNVITQDLQKAFEDATGRNLDYFFDQWVYKEGHPELEVSSHYDDKTKLVTITVKQNQRVTEKTPLFRLRATVALMDGEGGEIRHQIEIAASEQSFSFLCPAAPKAVRFDPAADLLKTLHHKRGREALELILSKAPEAIGRAEAATELGNEGGPAAIAALRHALLNDPFWGVRAAAAAALARIRTPEALAALRDGVAVTPPKARRAVMRALGAFRAPEAADALLQLLHDKDDSYFVEAEAVLALAKTRDPRAFDIARQALERDSYLDVIRAHALSAMAELRDPRAIEIAKERSAYGRPVRERLAAIGALGQLGRAHEGRREEILELLTGLVDDRAFSVQMRLPGALEDLGDPRALPALYRLAERTLDGRLRRRAEESAAGLRDSRAAAEETQRLRDELDRLRTEGRKLLERLEKVESLSKKGEPTTPSE encoded by the coding sequence ATGCATAGACCAAGGTTTCTGGATCGAATGGCCGCGGAATTGGGCGATGCCCACGCCTTTTGTTCCCGCTACGGCGGTCGGCGGGCCTTTCAACCTGCTTACGTTGAACCCAAGTGGTCGCGCGATCGAGCCGTGCAGGTCTCCCATATTCAGCTTCGCCTGGCGCTCGATTTTAAAACCCAGAGCCTGGCAGCCACCGCCACCCATACCATCGAGGTGCTGGCCGAAGAATTGAGTTGGATCGAGTTCGATCAGGTCGATTTGTCATTTAGCGAAGTTCGAATTGACGGCAGCGCGGTGCCCTTCGAGAGCCGCGATGGGAAGTTGCGGGTGATCCTGGCACGGCCCCTGGCGGTGGGTGCGAGGGCTGAGATTGCGATCGATTATTGCACCACCCGCCCGCGTCGAGGATTGTACTTCGTGGCGCCCGACGAGGGCTATCCCGACAAACCTCGCGAGGCCTGGACCCAGGGCGAAGATGAAGACAGCCGTTTCTGGTTCCCCTGCTATGACTATCCCAACAACAAGGCGAGCAGCGAAGTCATCGTTACCGTGCCGCGCGATTTCTTTGCCTTGTCCAACGGCGCGCTGGTGGAAATCACCGACGATCCGACGGCGGGGCTTAAGACTTATCATTGGCGCCAGGAGCTGCCTCATTCGGCATACTTGATCATGCTGGCGGTGGGCGAGTTCGTCGAGATCGCGGAGCGCCATGGCCAACTGCCTGTGCTGTATTATGTCCATCCTGGACGCGAGGCGGACGCGCGCGGCGCTTTTGGTAACACGCCGCGAATGATCGATTTTTTCGAGCGGCGAATCGGCGTCCCTTATCCCTATGCCAAGTACGCCCAGGTCGCGGTCAGCGATTTTATCTTCGGCGGGATGGAAAACATTTCGGCCACTACTCAAACCGCCGATACCCTGCACGATGCGCGCGCCCATCTGGACTTCAGCAGTGATCCGCTTGTCGCCCACGAACTGGCCCATCAATGGTGGGGTGATCTGGTAACTTGTCGCGATTGGGCCCACGCCTGGCTCAACGAGGGATTCGCCACCTACTTCGAGGCGCTGTGGTGCGAAGAGGATTTGGGGCCGGACGAATTCGCTTGGAACCTCAAGCAGGATCGTGAGAGCTATCTGGCCGAGGACAGCAACCATTATCGCCGGCCGATCGTGTGTAATCGCTACCAAGCGCCAATCGAGCTGTTCGACCGCCATCTGTACGAAAAGGGCAGCTTGGTGCTGCACATGCTTCGGCGCCTGCTCGGCGATCGGCTTTTTTTCAAGGCGCTCCAGCTTTACGCGGTTCGCCATCGGGCTCAGAACGTCATCACCCAGGACTTGCAAAAGGCCTTCGAGGACGCCACCGGTCGCAATCTGGACTATTTTTTTGATCAATGGGTCTACAAAGAAGGCCATCCCGAGCTAGAAGTCTCCAGCCATTATGATGACAAGACGAAGTTGGTGACCATCACCGTTAAGCAAAATCAACGAGTTACGGAGAAGACCCCGCTGTTTCGTCTGCGCGCCACCGTGGCTTTGATGGATGGGGAAGGTGGGGAAATTCGCCATCAAATCGAGATTGCAGCGAGCGAACAGAGCTTCAGTTTCCTTTGCCCGGCCGCGCCCAAGGCGGTTCGTTTCGATCCCGCCGCCGACTTGCTCAAGACCTTGCACCATAAGCGTGGGCGCGAGGCGCTGGAGCTGATCCTGAGCAAAGCGCCCGAGGCGATCGGGCGGGCCGAGGCCGCGACCGAGTTGGGCAATGAAGGGGGTCCGGCCGCGATCGCGGCGTTGCGCCACGCCCTGCTCAACGATCCGTTCTGGGGCGTGCGCGCCGCCGCCGCGGCCGCTCTGGCTCGCATCCGAACCCCGGAGGCCTTGGCAGCCCTGCGCGACGGTGTAGCGGTTACGCCACCCAAGGCCCGACGAGCGGTGATGCGCGCGCTGGGCGCTTTTCGCGCGCCCGAGGCCGCCGACGCGCTCTTGCAGCTCCTGCACGATAAAGACGACAGCTACTTCGTCGAGGCCGAAGCGGTGTTGGCCTTGGCCAAAACACGCGATCCACGCGCCTTCGACATCGCGCGCCAGGCGCTGGAGCGCGACTCCTATTTGGACGTGATTCGCGCCCACGCCCTCAGCGCGATGGCGGAATTGCGCGACCCGCGCGCGATTGAGATCGCCAAAGAGCGTAGCGCCTACGGCCGTCCTGTGCGCGAGCGGCTGGCCGCCATCGGTGCGCTGGGCCAGCTCGGCCGCGCCCACGAGGGGCGGCGCGAGGAAATTCTGGAGCTGCTGACGGGGCTGGTTGACGACCGCGCCTTCTCGGTGCAAATGCGTCTGCCGGGTGCGTTAGAAGATCTAGGCGACCCGCGCGCCTTGCCGGCGCTTTACCGCTTAGCCGAGCGTACCCTGGATGGTCGCCTGCGCCGGCGTGCCGAGGAGAGCGCGGCAGGGTTGCGTGATTCGCGCGCGGCGGCGGAAGAAACCCAGCGCCTGCGCGATGAACTCGATCGGCTCCGCACGGAAGGCCGCAAGCTGCTGGAGCGCTTGGAGAAGGTCGAAAGTTTGAGCAAAAAGGGCGAGCCCACCACTCCCTCGGAGTAG